The following coding sequences lie in one Mucilaginibacter sp. KACC 22773 genomic window:
- a CDS encoding GH92 family glycosyl hydrolase gives MKKTLCLFFTAISLGAAAQTKTAENLVQYVNPIIGTQRMGHVYPGATVPFGMVQLSPETDTPSYELNGKYNPDVYKYCAGYQYDDKTIVGFSHTHFSGTGHSDLGDFLIMPTVGALKLNPGTADKPGSGYRSAFSHQNEVSQANYYKVKLDESNILAEMTTSARVGFHQYTFPKSDQSHIILDLMAGIYNYPDKNVWTYLRVVNDSTVVGFRQTNGWARTRSLYFAMSFSKAFFQHGYKKYDQREVYGGFWGKFNRVKNFPEIAGKQIRAYFDFKTEEGEKIKIKFALSPVSMAGALNNMQTEIPGWDFEKVKADGQQLWETELHKIEIAGNKEIKENFYTAMYHAMINPTVYMDADGQYKGLDQNVHKAEGFTNYTTFSLWDTYRALHPLFNIIEPKRNADMVQSMLAHFDQSPEHMLPIWSNSGNENWCMSGYHSVAVLADAVVKGNVNFDANKALDACVATAKHRDYEGIGDYMDKGYIPDEKSGVSVSSTLEYAFDDWAIAQMAKKLNRMDVYNEFIKRSENYKNVYDKAAGFMRPRLVDGSFRQKFDPLSTINEGFIEGNSWNYTLFAPQDPKGLITLMGGNKRFVGYLDSLFTMNLPDKYFAETEDITRDGIIGNYVHGNEPSHHVAYLYNWTDKPWKTQERIRMILPRMYKPTPDGLGGNDDTGQMSAWYIFSTLGFYPVAPGSDQYSIGSPAVNGGVINLDNGKKFTINVKNQSAKNVYVQKITLNGKPLDGLFISHADIMNGGDITYYMSSKHK, from the coding sequence ATGAAGAAGACACTCTGCCTTTTTTTTACTGCTATTTCGCTTGGCGCAGCCGCACAGACTAAAACTGCCGAAAATTTAGTACAATATGTAAACCCTATTATAGGTACCCAGCGTATGGGACATGTATACCCGGGCGCTACAGTTCCTTTTGGAATGGTACAATTGAGTCCGGAGACTGATACTCCCAGCTACGAACTGAACGGCAAATACAACCCCGATGTATATAAATACTGCGCCGGTTACCAGTACGATGATAAAACCATAGTTGGCTTTAGCCATACTCATTTTAGCGGTACCGGCCATTCAGATCTGGGCGACTTTTTAATTATGCCAACAGTTGGGGCATTAAAACTTAACCCCGGTACGGCCGATAAACCCGGCAGCGGCTACCGCTCGGCATTTTCGCACCAGAACGAAGTGAGCCAGGCTAACTACTACAAAGTAAAACTGGACGAAAGTAATATTTTGGCCGAGATGACCACCAGCGCACGTGTTGGTTTTCACCAGTACACCTTCCCTAAGTCCGATCAGTCGCATATTATATTAGATTTGATGGCCGGGATTTATAACTACCCGGATAAAAACGTTTGGACTTATTTAAGGGTTGTTAATGATAGCACCGTTGTTGGTTTCCGCCAAACTAATGGCTGGGCACGCACCCGGTCGTTATATTTTGCCATGAGTTTTTCAAAAGCATTCTTTCAGCATGGCTACAAAAAGTACGATCAGCGCGAAGTATACGGTGGCTTTTGGGGCAAATTTAACCGGGTGAAAAACTTCCCCGAAATTGCCGGCAAGCAAATAAGGGCCTACTTTGATTTTAAAACCGAAGAGGGCGAAAAAATAAAAATCAAGTTTGCATTATCACCGGTGAGCATGGCCGGTGCCTTAAATAATATGCAAACCGAGATACCTGGCTGGGATTTTGAAAAAGTAAAAGCCGACGGCCAGCAATTATGGGAAACCGAACTGCATAAAATAGAGATAGCCGGTAACAAAGAGATAAAAGAGAACTTTTATACCGCTATGTACCATGCTATGATTAACCCTACGGTATATATGGATGCCGATGGGCAATATAAAGGCCTTGATCAAAATGTACACAAGGCCGAAGGGTTTACCAATTATACCACTTTTTCGCTTTGGGATACCTACAGGGCGCTGCACCCGCTGTTTAATATTATTGAACCCAAAAGGAATGCGGATATGGTACAAAGCATGCTGGCCCATTTTGACCAAAGTCCGGAGCATATGCTGCCCATCTGGTCAAACTCGGGTAACGAGAACTGGTGTATGAGCGGGTACCACAGTGTAGCCGTACTGGCCGACGCCGTTGTAAAGGGAAATGTAAACTTTGATGCCAACAAAGCGCTGGATGCCTGCGTAGCCACTGCAAAGCACCGCGATTATGAGGGTATAGGCGACTACATGGATAAAGGTTACATCCCCGACGAAAAAAGCGGCGTATCGGTATCATCAACCCTGGAGTATGCCTTTGACGACTGGGCCATTGCCCAGATGGCCAAAAAGCTAAACCGGATGGATGTTTATAACGAATTCATCAAACGATCGGAAAATTACAAAAATGTATATGATAAGGCCGCAGGCTTTATGCGCCCCAGGTTGGTCGATGGCAGCTTCCGCCAAAAGTTTGATCCCTTGAGCACCATCAACGAAGGGTTTATTGAGGGCAATAGCTGGAACTATACCCTGTTTGCTCCACAAGATCCTAAAGGCCTGATTACGCTCATGGGGGGTAACAAGCGGTTTGTAGGTTACCTCGATTCGTTGTTCACCATGAACCTGCCCGATAAATACTTTGCCGAAACGGAAGATATCACCCGCGATGGCATCATTGGCAACTATGTACATGGTAATGAACCATCGCACCACGTAGCCTATTTATACAATTGGACGGATAAACCATGGAAAACACAGGAACGCATCCGGATGATATTGCCACGTATGTACAAACCAACCCCGGATGGTTTGGGCGGTAACGACGATACAGGCCAGATGAGCGCCTGGTACATTTTCAGCACGCTGGGCTTTTACCCGGTAGCGCCAGGATCTGATCAGTATTCCATAGGCAGCCCGGCCGTGAACGGTGGTGTTATCAATTTGGATAACGGCAAAAAATTCACCATCAACGTAAAAAACCAAAGCGCCAAAAACGTGTATGTACAAAAGATAACGCTGAATGGTAAACCCCTGGATGGTTTATTCATCAGTCATGCCGATATCATGAACGGCGGCGATATTACTTATTATATGAGCAGTAAACATAAATAG
- a CDS encoding NAD(P)/FAD-dependent oxidoreductase has product MTKEIEIVCPPGQHEDEAVIKRLAAAALNMQPQKLSAVKVLKRSIDARGRKVIYRMMVQVFIDEPYNPEIFTVNYPDVQFGRPVIIVGAGPAGIFAALQCIELGLKPVILERGKDVKQRRRDLANINKLGLVNPESNYCFGEGGAGTYSDGKLYTRSTKRGDVNQVLKMFVAHGADEDILIDARPHIGTNKLPQIITAMRETILNAGGEFLFDSKVTALLVEFGKIKGVKLASGEKMTADAVILATGHSARDVFEMLHHQNILIEAKPFALGVRIEHPQEIIDRAQYHCENRGPDLPPSYYNLVEQVEDRGVFSFCMCPGGIIAPCATAENEIVVNGWSPSKRNNPFANSGTVVQINMEDVAGNDTDPFKMLNFQHEVERAAFKAGGGSLVAPGQRMVDFVEGRLSNDLPVNSYLPGTKSTELKEVLPGWIHKRLQKALPAFGRKMKGYYTNEAILVGVESRTSSPVKIPRDKETLQHPQVKGLFPCGEGAGYAGGIISAAIDGVNCALAALKILV; this is encoded by the coding sequence ATGACAAAAGAAATTGAAATAGTATGCCCTCCCGGGCAGCATGAAGACGAGGCAGTGATTAAACGCCTTGCGGCGGCGGCTTTAAATATGCAGCCGCAGAAATTATCGGCCGTAAAAGTGTTAAAACGATCTATAGATGCCCGTGGCCGTAAAGTGATTTACCGCATGATGGTGCAGGTGTTTATTGATGAGCCCTATAATCCCGAAATTTTTACTGTAAATTATCCCGACGTGCAGTTTGGCCGCCCTGTTATTATAGTAGGCGCAGGCCCGGCAGGTATTTTTGCTGCATTGCAATGCATCGAACTTGGATTAAAACCCGTGATACTGGAGCGGGGCAAAGATGTTAAACAACGCCGCCGCGATTTGGCCAATATTAACAAACTGGGCCTGGTTAACCCCGAATCAAATTATTGCTTTGGCGAGGGTGGGGCCGGTACCTACTCGGATGGTAAGTTGTACACCCGATCTACCAAGCGCGGCGATGTAAACCAGGTGCTGAAAATGTTTGTTGCCCATGGGGCAGATGAAGATATATTAATAGATGCCCGCCCGCATATTGGTACCAACAAGCTCCCCCAGATTATTACCGCCATGCGCGAAACGATATTAAATGCAGGCGGCGAGTTTTTGTTTGATAGCAAAGTGACAGCCTTACTGGTTGAGTTTGGCAAGATAAAAGGCGTAAAACTGGCCAGCGGCGAAAAAATGACTGCTGATGCCGTAATCCTGGCAACGGGCCACTCGGCAAGGGATGTGTTCGAAATGCTGCATCATCAAAATATACTGATAGAAGCCAAGCCATTTGCTTTGGGTGTGCGTATAGAACATCCGCAGGAAATAATTGACCGCGCCCAATACCATTGCGAAAACCGTGGTCCGGATTTGCCGCCATCCTATTATAATTTGGTTGAGCAGGTAGAGGATAGGGGCGTATTTTCGTTTTGTATGTGTCCCGGCGGTATTATAGCGCCCTGTGCAACCGCCGAAAATGAAATTGTGGTAAACGGCTGGAGCCCTTCAAAGCGGAATAACCCATTTGCCAATTCAGGTACAGTAGTACAGATTAATATGGAAGATGTGGCCGGCAATGACACCGATCCATTCAAAATGCTCAACTTTCAGCACGAGGTGGAACGCGCCGCTTTTAAAGCTGGCGGCGGCAGCCTGGTTGCACCGGGTCAGCGTATGGTCGATTTTGTGGAAGGTCGTTTGTCAAATGATCTGCCCGTAAACTCCTACCTGCCGGGCACAAAGAGTACCGAACTGAAGGAGGTGTTACCCGGTTGGATTCACAAACGTCTGCAAAAAGCGTTGCCAGCTTTTGGCAGGAAGATGAAGGGCTATTATACCAACGAGGCGATTTTGGTGGGGGTAGAGTCGCGCACGTCATCGCCGGTAAAAATTCCCAGGGATAAAGAAACTTTGCAGCACCCCCAGGTTAAAGGATTATTTCCGTGTGGCGAGGGGGC
- a CDS encoding RNA polymerase sigma factor: protein MTTADERLQTIWEGCLRNERKSQEQFYKLFASRMLAVCMRYATDKDEAQDILQEGFIKIFRNMQNYRGDGSLEGWVRRIMVHAAISRYRKLRPVVLVEDFAADSDMPISKAYNDNELEAKDLMKLIQKLPKTYRSVFNMYAIEGYSHQEIGTSLGMSELLSRTTLHRARTALKEMIGKLTTREEHCYA from the coding sequence ATGACTACTGCCGACGAACGTTTACAGACAATTTGGGAAGGATGCTTACGCAACGAACGTAAAAGCCAGGAACAATTTTACAAACTATTTGCATCGCGGATGCTGGCTGTTTGCATGCGCTATGCTACCGATAAAGACGAAGCTCAGGATATACTGCAAGAAGGTTTTATAAAAATATTCAGGAACATGCAAAACTACCGTGGCGATGGCAGCCTGGAAGGTTGGGTGCGCCGTATTATGGTGCACGCAGCTATTTCGCGCTACCGCAAATTACGCCCGGTTGTGTTGGTTGAGGATTTTGCTGCCGATAGTGATATGCCTATCAGCAAAGCTTATAATGATAATGAGCTTGAAGCAAAAGATTTAATGAAGCTGATTCAAAAACTGCCTAAAACTTATCGCTCGGTATTTAATATGTATGCCATTGAAGGATACTCGCACCAGGAAATTGGCACATCGTTAGGGATGAGTGAATTGCTGTCGCGTACAACTTTACACCGCGCACGCACTGCCTTAAAAGAAATGATTGGTAAACTGACTACCCGCGAGGAGCATTGCTACGCGTAA